A section of the Mycolicibacterium anyangense genome encodes:
- a CDS encoding rhomboid family intramembrane serine protease produces MSIPFTPQTPAETPTCYRHPDRPTYVRCARCQRPICPECMRSAAVGHQCVDCVAAGAQNVRPVRTTFGGVQRTGAPVVTYALIAVNVVLFVLDMTSRALRQHLVLWAPAVAAGEYYRLITSAFVHFGIAHILFNMWALYVLGPPLEQHLGRLRFGALYGLSALGGSVLVYLVAPIGAATAGASGAVFGLFGATFVVARRLNLDIRWLVILIVANLVITFTVPGISWQGHLGGLITGAVVAAAYVYAPKDNRALVQAAVTVTMLVVLAGLTVWRTADLLDHFGALVAR; encoded by the coding sequence ATGAGCATCCCCTTCACACCGCAGACACCGGCCGAGACGCCGACCTGCTACCGCCACCCCGACCGACCTACCTACGTGCGGTGCGCCCGCTGCCAGCGGCCGATCTGCCCCGAATGCATGCGCAGTGCGGCGGTGGGGCACCAGTGCGTCGACTGTGTTGCGGCCGGCGCGCAGAATGTGCGTCCAGTGCGGACCACGTTCGGCGGGGTGCAGCGCACCGGCGCACCGGTGGTGACCTACGCGCTGATCGCGGTCAACGTCGTCTTGTTCGTGCTGGACATGACCTCGCGGGCGCTGCGACAGCACTTGGTGCTGTGGGCACCCGCGGTCGCTGCCGGCGAGTACTACCGGCTGATCACCTCGGCGTTCGTGCACTTCGGCATTGCCCACATCCTGTTCAACATGTGGGCGCTCTACGTCCTGGGGCCACCGCTCGAGCAGCATCTGGGCCGGTTGCGGTTCGGCGCGCTCTACGGCCTGAGCGCGTTGGGCGGTTCGGTCTTGGTGTACCTGGTCGCACCGATCGGAGCGGCGACCGCGGGGGCTTCGGGCGCGGTGTTCGGTCTGTTCGGGGCCACGTTCGTGGTGGCCCGCCGGCTCAACCTCGACATCCGCTGGCTGGTGATCCTGATCGTCGCCAACCTGGTGATCACGTTCACGGTGCCCGGCATCAGCTGGCAGGGGCACCTGGGCGGGCTGATCACCGGCGCCGTGGTCGCGGCGGCATATGTCTACGCGCCCAAGGACAATCGCGCTCTGGTCCAAGCTGCCGTCACCGTCACGATGCTGGTCGTCCTGGCGGGTCTGACGGTCTGGCGCACCGCGGATCTACTCGATCATTTCGGTGCGCTGGTCGCCCGTTGA
- a CDS encoding N-acyl-D-amino-acid deacylase family protein produces MYDLTITGGTVVDGTGDKPFRADIGIKGGTIVEIRHREGDDPGLQGEAAQTIDATGRIVTPGFVDIHTHYDGQVSWDGLLEPSSMHGVTTVVSGNCGVGFAPVQPGREQWLIELMEGVEDIPGTALTEGISWGWESFPEYLDVIEKQALAVDFGTQIAHGAVRGYAMGERGARNEPATAQDIAVMARIVQEGIEAGALGFSTSRTEAHRAIDGEPVPGTYAAEDELFALGRAMAAGGQAVFEVAPAGTAGESLDGPMKELDWMVRLAAEIDRPLSFPVIQTQSAPDLWRKQLEIAGRALDDGIRVHPQFAARPFGMLFGFAGYHAFTHRPTFRKLKAELAPAELGARLADPAVRAAILAESDLPPQPLPLFDSLFALIQHSVDSIYAIGDPPDYEPTPDQTVGAIAKARGQDPLATMYDLMLESSGTAMLMLPFFNYVDGNHDAIHEMMSHRAAISGLSDGGAHCGLICDASYPTFMLTHWARDRKRGPRFPIEYVVRKQTLDTATLFGLSDRGVLKVGKKADVNVIDLDALTLEVPLMAYDLPAGGNRLMQGARGYEATVVSGVVTRRHGRDTGARPGALLRGVR; encoded by the coding sequence ATGTATGACCTGACCATCACCGGCGGCACCGTCGTCGACGGCACCGGCGACAAGCCCTTCCGCGCGGATATCGGTATCAAGGGCGGCACGATCGTCGAGATCCGTCACCGCGAGGGTGATGACCCCGGCCTGCAGGGCGAGGCGGCGCAGACCATCGACGCTACCGGGCGCATCGTCACCCCTGGGTTCGTCGACATCCACACCCACTACGACGGGCAGGTCAGCTGGGACGGTCTGCTCGAACCGTCCAGCATGCATGGCGTCACCACGGTCGTCAGCGGCAACTGCGGTGTCGGGTTCGCCCCGGTACAACCCGGCCGCGAGCAGTGGCTGATCGAACTGATGGAAGGTGTCGAGGACATCCCCGGCACCGCGCTGACCGAAGGGATCAGCTGGGGCTGGGAAAGTTTCCCGGAGTACCTGGACGTCATCGAAAAGCAAGCACTGGCAGTCGATTTCGGAACCCAGATCGCCCACGGTGCGGTGCGCGGCTATGCCATGGGGGAGCGTGGTGCGCGCAACGAACCGGCCACCGCGCAGGACATCGCCGTCATGGCGCGCATCGTGCAGGAGGGAATCGAGGCCGGCGCCCTCGGCTTCTCGACCTCGCGCACCGAGGCGCACCGCGCGATCGACGGTGAGCCGGTGCCCGGCACCTACGCCGCCGAAGACGAACTATTCGCACTCGGCCGCGCGATGGCCGCCGGTGGGCAGGCCGTGTTCGAGGTGGCCCCGGCCGGAACCGCCGGTGAGAGTCTGGACGGCCCGATGAAGGAGCTGGACTGGATGGTCCGGCTGGCTGCCGAGATCGACCGGCCGCTGTCGTTCCCGGTCATCCAAACCCAGTCCGCCCCCGACTTGTGGCGTAAGCAGCTCGAGATCGCCGGCCGCGCGCTCGACGACGGGATCCGGGTGCACCCGCAGTTTGCCGCCCGCCCGTTCGGGATGCTGTTCGGTTTCGCCGGCTACCACGCCTTCACCCACCGGCCGACGTTCCGCAAGCTGAAGGCCGAGCTGGCCCCGGCCGAACTCGGTGCCCGGCTCGCCGACCCGGCGGTGCGCGCCGCGATCCTGGCCGAGTCCGACCTGCCGCCGCAGCCGCTGCCGCTGTTCGACTCGCTGTTCGCCTTGATCCAGCACAGTGTGGACTCGATCTATGCCATCGGTGACCCGCCGGATTACGAGCCGACCCCGGACCAGACCGTCGGCGCCATCGCCAAGGCCCGCGGCCAGGATCCATTGGCCACCATGTACGACCTGATGCTGGAGTCCAGCGGCACCGCGATGCTGATGCTGCCGTTCTTCAACTATGTCGACGGCAACCACGATGCCATCCACGAGATGATGTCGCATCGCGCCGCCATCTCGGGACTGTCCGACGGCGGTGCGCATTGCGGCCTGATCTGCGACGCGTCCTACCCGACATTCATGCTCACGCACTGGGCCCGAGACCGCAAGCGCGGGCCGCGCTTCCCGATCGAGTACGTGGTGCGCAAGCAGACCCTGGATACCGCGACGCTGTTCGGGCTGTCCGACCGCGGTGTCCTCAAGGTCGGGAAGAAGGCCGATGTGAACGTCATCGACCTCGACGCGCTGACCCTCGAGGTGCCACTGATGGCCTATGACCTGCCCGCCGGTGGCAACCGGCTGATGCAGGGCGCCCGCGGGTACGAGGCCACCGTCGTCAGCGGCGTCGTCACCCGCCGGCACGGCAGGGACACCGGCGCGCGCCCGGGAGCCCTGTTGCGCGGGGTGCGCTGA
- a CDS encoding STAS domain-containing protein, with protein MSAAISSEPVAAPRPGVRHAQRGQFRSRELSQTTVLVAAVGEVDAANSADLFSFIEDHVAGYQQLVLDLSPLDFFGTDGFSALHTVNVRCARRGVDWVLVPGPAVSRVLRVCDPEGTLATAGNIVSAVAVLARGPHRHLRLTPLP; from the coding sequence ATGTCTGCTGCCATTTCTTCAGAACCGGTGGCCGCCCCCCGCCCCGGTGTCCGCCACGCCCAGCGCGGACAGTTCCGCTCTCGGGAACTGAGCCAGACGACTGTCCTGGTCGCCGCCGTCGGCGAGGTCGACGCGGCCAATTCAGCCGACCTCTTCAGCTTCATCGAGGATCACGTCGCGGGCTACCAGCAGTTGGTCCTGGACCTGTCCCCCTTGGATTTCTTCGGAACCGACGGGTTCTCCGCCCTGCACACCGTCAACGTGCGCTGCGCGCGCCGCGGGGTGGACTGGGTGCTGGTTCCCGGCCCGGCAGTGTCCCGCGTACTGCGGGTATGCGACCCCGAAGGCACGCTGGCCACAGCAGGCAACATCGTCTCGGCAGTGGCGGTCCTGGCCCGCGGGCCGCACCGGCATCTGCGGTTGACGCCGCTGCCCTGA
- a CDS encoding class I SAM-dependent methyltransferase: protein MPARGRNLNDVVTGFWTLAAPLYDLPVLQQWVYQPAQDEVIAELRAHGARTVADIACGTGILADRIQRELRPEAVYGVDMSDGMLREAQARSTEVTWLKGPAEELPFDDEALDAVVTTSAFHFFDQPAALREFHRVLRPGGLVAVATISPPAPAVLRKLSVSLSNPAHNPSPDELKALFTDAGFALTDQHRVHRPLWTKAVWDLITIGTKT from the coding sequence ATGCCCGCTCGTGGACGCAATCTCAACGACGTCGTCACCGGTTTCTGGACGTTGGCCGCCCCGCTCTACGACCTGCCCGTGCTGCAACAGTGGGTCTATCAGCCGGCCCAGGACGAGGTCATCGCGGAGTTGCGCGCCCACGGAGCCCGCACAGTAGCCGATATTGCTTGCGGCACAGGCATTCTCGCTGACCGAATCCAACGCGAACTGCGACCCGAGGCGGTGTACGGGGTCGACATGTCCGACGGGATGCTCCGCGAGGCGCAGGCCCGCTCCACTGAGGTGACCTGGCTCAAGGGCCCGGCCGAAGAGCTGCCGTTCGACGATGAGGCGCTCGACGCCGTCGTCACCACCTCGGCCTTCCACTTCTTCGACCAGCCGGCCGCGCTGCGCGAATTCCACCGGGTGCTGCGCCCCGGCGGTCTGGTCGCGGTGGCCACCATCAGCCCGCCGGCCCCAGCGGTGCTGCGCAAACTGTCGGTGAGCCTGTCGAATCCGGCGCACAACCCCTCGCCGGACGAGCTGAAGGCGCTGTTCACCGACGCGGGTTTCGCGCTGACCGACCAGCATCGCGTCCACCGTCCGCTGTGGACCAAAGCAGTCTGGGACCTCATCACGATCGGCACCAAGACTTGA
- a CDS encoding VOC family protein, whose amino-acid sequence MAIELLAPNVEIGLVTTNLKPMVEFYENFLGLPFQGDLDFPGGTMRRYGLGSNVLKLVTLDEPPAAGAVAGGGPAAAGIRYFTIVVANVTATAEQVKAAGYDVAQELAEFAPVPGMGWMFVADPDGNWVELVGPLG is encoded by the coding sequence ATGGCCATCGAGCTGCTCGCCCCCAACGTCGAAATCGGTCTGGTGACCACCAACCTGAAGCCGATGGTCGAGTTCTACGAGAACTTCCTCGGCCTGCCCTTCCAGGGCGATCTCGACTTTCCCGGCGGAACGATGAGGCGTTACGGCCTGGGTAGCAACGTGCTCAAGCTGGTCACCCTGGACGAACCGCCGGCCGCTGGGGCCGTCGCAGGCGGCGGACCGGCCGCGGCCGGCATCCGCTATTTCACGATCGTGGTGGCCAACGTGACGGCCACAGCCGAGCAGGTCAAGGCCGCCGGCTACGACGTCGCCCAGGAACTCGCCGAGTTCGCGCCGGTACCCGGCATGGGCTGGATGTTCGTGGCAGACCCGGACGGTAACTGGGTGGAGCTCGTCGGTCCGCTGGGCTGA
- a CDS encoding peroxynitrite isomerase, protein MADLHPGVAVLAPLLGTWSGTGHGQYPTIEPFDYGEDVTFGHTGKPFLTYTQRTKASADGRPLHAETGYLRVPSPGRIEFVIVQPTGVTEVDEGVLSVDGSGLGIDAESTSIGLTGSAKEVTAVTRSIRVAGDELSYTLLMGAVGVPLVKHLSATLHRQP, encoded by the coding sequence GTGGCCGATCTGCATCCCGGTGTCGCCGTACTCGCTCCGCTACTGGGCACCTGGTCCGGTACGGGGCACGGGCAGTACCCGACGATCGAACCGTTCGACTACGGCGAGGACGTCACCTTCGGCCACACCGGCAAGCCGTTCCTGACCTACACGCAGCGCACCAAGGCCAGTGCCGACGGCCGTCCGCTGCACGCCGAGACCGGCTATCTCCGGGTGCCGTCGCCGGGCCGGATCGAGTTCGTGATCGTGCAGCCGACCGGGGTCACCGAGGTCGACGAAGGTGTGCTCTCCGTCGACGGGTCGGGCCTGGGTATCGACGCGGAGTCCACCTCGATCGGGCTGACCGGATCGGCGAAAGAGGTTACCGCCGTGACGCGTTCAATCCGCGTCGCCGGCGACGAACTGTCCTACACGCTGCTGATGGGTGCGGTTGGTGTGCCGCTGGTCAAGCATCTGAGCGCCACGCTGCACAGGCAGCCGTGA
- the lipE gene encoding lipase LipE, which produces MAAVAPEADGRIAVPADLDAVTDIGAEEDGGLSPAAIERIWQATRHWYAAGMHPAIQVCVRYDGAVVLNRAIGHGWGNGPADPPSAQKVPVTVSTPFCVYSAAKAITTTVVHMLVERGEFSLDDRVADYLPEYGRHGKDSTTIRHVITHSAGIPFATGPRPSLKRMNDSEYTRAKLAEFKPIHKPGLMHIYHGLTWGPLVREIVSAATGRGIREILATEILDPLGFRWTNYGVAEGDVPLVAPSHVTGKPLPAPMAAAFRKAVGGTMAQIIPFSNTPLFLTGVIPSSSTVSTADELSRFAEILRRGGELDGVRVLSPETLRGAVTEARRLRPDVATGLTPLRWGTGYMLGSKRFGPFGRDAPAAFGHTGLTNVAIWADPERRISVGVISSGKPGWHREAGRYTALLDRIAAEIPGGR; this is translated from the coding sequence ATGGCGGCGGTCGCCCCCGAGGCCGACGGCCGGATCGCGGTCCCCGCCGACCTCGACGCCGTCACCGACATCGGTGCCGAGGAGGACGGCGGCCTCTCCCCCGCCGCGATCGAGCGAATCTGGCAGGCGACCCGGCACTGGTATGCCGCCGGAATGCACCCGGCGATCCAGGTCTGTGTGCGCTACGACGGCGCGGTGGTACTCAACCGGGCAATCGGGCACGGCTGGGGCAACGGCCCAGCCGATCCGCCGTCTGCACAGAAGGTCCCCGTCACCGTCTCGACCCCGTTCTGCGTGTACTCGGCGGCCAAAGCCATCACCACCACCGTGGTGCACATGCTGGTCGAGCGGGGCGAGTTCTCCCTCGACGATCGGGTGGCCGACTACCTGCCCGAATACGGCCGGCACGGCAAGGACAGCACCACCATCCGGCACGTGATCACCCACAGCGCAGGAATCCCATTCGCCACCGGACCGCGGCCCAGCCTCAAGCGGATGAACGACAGCGAGTACACCCGCGCAAAGCTGGCCGAGTTCAAGCCGATCCACAAACCCGGTTTGATGCACATCTATCACGGGCTGACCTGGGGACCGCTGGTGCGCGAAATCGTCTCGGCGGCGACCGGACGCGGAATTCGCGAGATCCTGGCCACCGAGATTCTGGACCCGCTGGGCTTCCGGTGGACCAATTACGGCGTCGCGGAAGGCGATGTTCCCCTAGTAGCGCCGAGCCACGTGACCGGCAAGCCGCTGCCGGCACCGATGGCGGCAGCGTTTCGCAAAGCCGTCGGCGGCACCATGGCGCAGATCATCCCGTTCTCGAACACGCCGCTGTTCCTCACCGGGGTGATCCCGTCGTCGAGCACCGTGTCGACCGCCGACGAGCTGTCCCGGTTCGCCGAAATACTGCGCCGCGGCGGCGAACTCGACGGCGTGCGCGTCCTGTCACCGGAGACGCTGCGCGGTGCGGTCACCGAGGCGCGGCGGCTGCGGCCGGATGTAGCGACGGGCTTGACTCCGCTGCGCTGGGGCACCGGCTACATGCTGGGGTCGAAGCGGTTCGGGCCGTTCGGCCGGGACGCGCCGGCCGCCTTCGGCCACACCGGCCTGACCAACGTGGCCATCTGGGCGGACCCCGAGCGCCGGATCTCGGTCGGGGTGATCAGCAGTGGCAAGCCCGGTTGGCATCGCGAGGCCGGACGCTACACCGCACTGCTGGACCGGATCGCCGCCGAGATTCCCGGCGGCAGGTGA
- a CDS encoding MarR family winged helix-turn-helix transcriptional regulator — translation MSQTEFDGADAPIGYLLHRVVAVMRPGVNAGLRELGISLPELVCLRLLAANPGLTSADLARATNVSAQAMNQVLNRLEELGAVSRPTVEARRTLPAQLTRQGKTLLKKGLDAAAVADRHLLDALSPAEVGELKRLLYKAGTSSESPDRAG, via the coding sequence ATGAGCCAGACCGAATTCGACGGTGCAGACGCGCCGATCGGCTATCTGCTGCACCGGGTGGTGGCGGTCATGCGTCCCGGCGTGAACGCCGGACTGCGGGAACTCGGGATCAGCCTGCCCGAACTGGTCTGTCTACGCCTACTCGCGGCGAACCCCGGGCTCACCAGTGCCGATCTGGCTCGGGCGACCAACGTCTCGGCGCAGGCGATGAATCAGGTACTCAACCGGCTCGAGGAGCTCGGAGCGGTGTCGCGGCCGACCGTCGAGGCCCGCCGAACCCTGCCCGCTCAGCTCACACGGCAGGGCAAGACGCTGCTGAAGAAAGGTCTGGACGCGGCCGCGGTGGCCGACCGCCACCTGCTGGACGCCCTCAGCCCGGCGGAAGTGGGCGAACTCAAGCGGCTGCTCTACAAGGCTGGGACTAGTTCGGAGTCTCCGGATCGGGCGGGATGA
- a CDS encoding DUF2694 family protein — MTEPDPAFDAVHPSGHVLFRSCRGGYLHSVTLAEAALDADATSLAEAILLTADVSYLKALMEVRAEIVAAGHTPSADVPGERDLREAVAVLQEHRLSASE; from the coding sequence ATGACCGAACCCGATCCGGCGTTCGACGCCGTGCATCCCAGCGGGCACGTGCTGTTCCGCTCGTGCCGGGGTGGCTACTTGCACAGCGTGACGTTGGCCGAAGCCGCGCTGGACGCCGACGCGACGTCGCTGGCCGAGGCAATCCTGCTGACCGCCGATGTGTCGTACCTGAAGGCGCTGATGGAGGTGCGGGCCGAGATCGTCGCCGCCGGGCACACCCCGTCCGCTGATGTGCCCGGCGAACGCGATCTCCGGGAAGCAGTCGCGGTGTTGCAGGAACACCGGCTGTCGGCTTCCGAATAG
- a CDS encoding ESX-1 secretion-associated protein has translation MAERIHVVPDELRRAARHHQETAEQLSQAPASHADILASLESLGPIFADLRDVGRELLDHRRTCYEQQSQAHAELADNLRYAADTWELQDSAGAAELNRIVDGSP, from the coding sequence ATGGCAGAGCGCATCCACGTGGTGCCCGACGAGCTGCGCCGGGCGGCCCGTCACCATCAGGAGACCGCCGAACAGCTCAGCCAGGCGCCGGCCAGCCATGCCGACATCCTGGCCAGCCTGGAGTCTCTCGGGCCGATCTTCGCCGACCTCCGCGACGTCGGCCGGGAGCTGCTCGACCACCGGCGCACCTGCTATGAGCAGCAGTCGCAGGCCCACGCGGAGCTGGCCGACAACCTGCGCTACGCCGCTGACACCTGGGAGTTGCAGGACAGCGCGGGTGCCGCAGAGCTCAACCGCATCGTCGATGGCAGTCCATGA
- a CDS encoding DUF4226 domain-containing protein has translation MASYHDLLDAIARVRAAAGNPDAWMAGLSGDDLAVATNPLSGTAAVDAVLAKIRAAHTEVFGAVAQPQEGSAAEAIRTAETSLAQQNSLSAKVDLQVITAVLNAHSTHAASRETLDALQDQIEAAVTTRTDLDTPAGARAFQRYLIDKLRDIRTVVETAGLDATSKAALAAALASLYSAATPATESGPDSDPESQPPEKPAAPVSAEPRPADPPAPGPAPADPLGDPLLDPLLGTDPGPADQTAPPAPAPVAAPMPPSIPAMPAFGGGGLPPASPAGPLSLPEALTAGLRSPQDSPTTHDLQPEEPADLETDPESVDDPAADEAADDADTPPAAADEGTTLVQLPDGQTITAPTPRLAAVITAAVAGTPIPEAFKAQGITIPPAGTAVANPVDATRLQPGDIGMLTDRHAIALGNGKAVFNNRIEPIASVTGPSFLGWEHPPEPGPAAPPTTPDRPTPTRPAVTAGPS, from the coding sequence GTGGCGAGCTACCACGATCTGCTCGACGCAATAGCGCGGGTCCGAGCGGCCGCCGGCAATCCCGACGCCTGGATGGCCGGTCTTTCCGGCGATGACCTCGCGGTTGCCACCAATCCGCTCAGCGGGACGGCTGCCGTCGACGCCGTCCTGGCCAAGATCCGCGCCGCGCATACCGAGGTGTTCGGCGCGGTCGCCCAGCCTCAGGAAGGCAGCGCCGCGGAGGCGATCCGTACTGCGGAAACATCACTGGCCCAACAGAATTCGCTGAGTGCGAAAGTTGACCTGCAGGTCATCACCGCGGTGCTCAATGCGCACTCCACGCATGCTGCCAGCCGGGAGACGCTCGACGCCCTGCAGGACCAGATCGAGGCCGCCGTCACCACCCGCACCGATCTCGACACCCCGGCCGGAGCGCGGGCGTTCCAGCGCTACCTCATCGACAAACTCCGCGACATCAGAACGGTCGTCGAAACCGCAGGACTCGACGCCACCTCCAAGGCAGCGCTGGCGGCTGCGTTGGCGTCGCTGTACTCGGCTGCCACCCCGGCCACCGAATCCGGCCCGGATTCCGATCCCGAGTCCCAACCGCCCGAAAAACCCGCGGCGCCAGTAAGTGCGGAGCCCAGGCCTGCTGATCCACCCGCGCCCGGACCGGCCCCGGCCGATCCGCTCGGCGACCCGCTCCTCGATCCGCTACTGGGCACCGATCCCGGCCCGGCAGATCAGACTGCGCCGCCGGCACCCGCGCCGGTGGCGGCTCCGATGCCGCCGTCGATACCGGCCATGCCGGCCTTCGGGGGCGGCGGCCTTCCGCCTGCGTCTCCCGCGGGCCCGCTGTCGTTGCCGGAAGCCCTCACCGCTGGGCTGCGCAGCCCGCAGGACAGCCCCACGACACACGATCTGCAGCCGGAGGAGCCGGCCGACCTCGAGACCGATCCCGAATCCGTCGATGACCCCGCCGCCGACGAGGCCGCCGATGACGCCGACACCCCACCCGCGGCGGCCGACGAGGGCACCACGCTCGTGCAGCTGCCCGATGGGCAGACCATCACCGCGCCCACGCCGCGGCTGGCCGCCGTCATCACCGCCGCGGTGGCCGGCACCCCGATCCCTGAGGCGTTCAAGGCCCAGGGCATCACGATCCCACCGGCGGGCACCGCGGTGGCCAACCCGGTCGATGCCACCCGCCTGCAGCCCGGCGACATCGGCATGTTGACCGACCGGCACGCCATTGCACTGGGCAACGGCAAGGCCGTCTTCAACAACAGAATCGAACCCATTGCGAGCGTGACCGGCCCGAGCTTTCTAGGGTGGGAGCATCCGCCGGAGCCGGGCCCAGCCGCCCCACCCACGACGCCGGACCGTCCGACGCCGACCCGGCCCGCGGTGACGGCCGGCCCGTCCTGA
- a CDS encoding DUF4226 domain-containing protein, with product MAGNSGQSGEALDSARAALAARDRELAEADAQLAGMISAAYTSATDAIRRIEAIQSEIDAAVAQYAGDTPAQGREVARLLLDKNRELVDLVTAVKADAQAKTAALQGLRHHYQG from the coding sequence ATGGCAGGCAACAGCGGACAGTCCGGGGAGGCCCTCGATTCTGCCCGCGCGGCGCTCGCCGCCCGCGACCGCGAGCTCGCCGAGGCCGACGCCCAACTCGCCGGAATGATCTCGGCCGCCTACACCTCAGCCACCGACGCCATCCGCCGCATCGAGGCGATCCAATCCGAGATCGACGCGGCCGTCGCCCAGTACGCCGGGGATACCCCCGCGCAGGGCCGTGAGGTGGCCCGTCTGCTGCTGGACAAGAATCGCGAACTGGTGGATCTGGTGACGGCCGTGAAGGCCGATGCACAGGCCAAGACCGCTGCGCTACAAGGACTTCGGCACCACTACCAAGGGTGA
- a CDS encoding C40 family peptidase: MRGGTVVTDVDLLVRAHGLFAGTPAAVSLPSEPPASPAFDAVPSAYRAAADGHRAELVRTRTVDAELAAVLAGAARDHRDAHHQTRAVVEAARADADTAPDNPVAQRELLRRRAARLRAQHDHVLGARRRARRRLALLRALRYRMRRRRLPLPNSRAGQAVRAALSRLGCPYVWGATGPDSFDCSGLVKWAYAQAGVHLDRTTYDQINDGLPVARSQVRPGDLVFPHTGHVQLAIGNNLVVEAPHAGATVRISPLGQYVAIRRPVW, from the coding sequence ATTCGCGGAGGGACAGTGGTGACCGACGTCGACCTCCTCGTTCGTGCCCACGGCCTGTTCGCCGGGACTCCCGCGGCGGTCTCGCTGCCGTCCGAACCACCGGCGTCTCCCGCGTTCGATGCGGTGCCGAGCGCCTACCGGGCCGCGGCCGATGGGCATCGCGCCGAGTTGGTGCGGACCCGCACCGTGGACGCGGAGCTGGCGGCGGTCCTGGCCGGCGCGGCCCGCGACCACCGGGACGCGCACCACCAGACCAGGGCCGTCGTCGAGGCGGCGCGCGCAGATGCCGACACGGCCCCGGATAATCCGGTCGCACAGCGAGAACTACTGCGCCGCAGGGCAGCCCGACTTCGAGCGCAACATGACCACGTACTCGGCGCCCGGCGTCGCGCGCGCAGGCGGCTCGCGCTCCTGCGCGCTCTGCGCTACCGCATGCGGCGCCGCCGGTTGCCGTTGCCCAACTCGCGGGCCGGGCAGGCGGTGCGCGCCGCCCTCTCCCGCCTCGGCTGCCCCTACGTGTGGGGTGCGACGGGCCCGGACAGCTTCGACTGCTCGGGATTGGTCAAGTGGGCGTACGCCCAGGCCGGGGTGCACCTGGACCGCACCACCTATGACCAGATCAACGACGGTCTGCCGGTGGCCCGCTCCCAGGTCCGGCCCGGTGATCTGGTGTTCCCGCACACCGGCCATGTCCAGCTGGCCATCGGCAACAACCTCGTCGTCGAGGCGCCGCACGCCGGGGCGACAGTACGGATCAGCCCGCTGGGTCAGTACGTGGCGATCCGCCGGCCGGTCTGGTGA
- a CDS encoding helix-turn-helix domain-containing protein produces MSREAAGAAIRALRESRGWSLADLAGETGVSIMGLSFLERGARKPHKGTVQKVENGLGLPAGTYSRLVMADDAEAELSQLLAAPAAPTVQPRTAPEIVVNRHSDTEVLEAHAEAHLESLHSLIARLPAETSNEYETYILSVIAQCVKAEMLAANSWRVAVNAGAESADRLMTHLKALEKIRTGLLQRMPGAIATRFDQACARSGLPESVIAALLGVSTEQLWDIRNRGAIPPGALPRVRAFAEGQW; encoded by the coding sequence GTGAGCCGAGAGGCAGCGGGTGCGGCCATTCGAGCGCTCAGAGAGTCCCGCGGGTGGTCGCTGGCCGACCTGGCCGGTGAAACCGGAGTGAGCATCATGGGGCTAAGCTTCCTCGAGCGCGGCGCCCGCAAGCCTCACAAAGGCACAGTTCAGAAGGTGGAAAACGGGCTGGGACTGCCCGCCGGCACCTACTCACGGCTCGTCATGGCCGACGATGCCGAGGCCGAACTCAGCCAACTGTTGGCGGCCCCAGCGGCCCCGACCGTCCAGCCGCGGACGGCTCCGGAGATCGTGGTGAACCGCCACAGCGACACTGAAGTCCTCGAAGCCCACGCCGAAGCGCACCTCGAATCGCTGCACTCGTTGATAGCCAGACTGCCAGCGGAGACGTCAAACGAATACGAGACGTATATTCTGTCCGTGATCGCTCAATGCGTGAAGGCGGAGATGCTGGCGGCCAACTCCTGGCGGGTCGCGGTCAACGCCGGCGCTGAATCCGCCGACCGGCTGATGACCCACCTCAAGGCCCTCGAGAAGATCCGCACCGGATTGCTGCAACGCATGCCGGGCGCCATCGCGACCCGCTTCGACCAGGCCTGCGCCCGGTCCGGTCTGCCCGAGTCCGTCATCGCCGCGCTGCTGGGTGTCAGCACCGAACAACTGTGGGACATCCGCAATCGAGGTGCCATCCCACCGGGGGCGTTGCCTCGGGTGCGGGCATTCGCGGAGGGACAGTGGTGA